The Tubulanus polymorphus chromosome 1, tnTubPoly1.2, whole genome shotgun sequence genome contains a region encoding:
- the LOC141904587 gene encoding conserved oligomeric Golgi complex subunit 3-like: protein MADTFTISNKVLREKLSAWEAKSSPKAPLTERQRHGILELTGHVGNKQLPIELPLDEFPGVPNLHSSTTSGTTGSEDDIIAKGFAALEIEEQTIENAQQFFLWYSKIEDKVKTEDDLQYGFYLDQLADYGEQCDQILNEVTTALDHLQELMNQYVHVSTKTNALHEACEHLLDEQTKLVNQAETIQNKLSYFNELDKITSRLGAPTLTVTSDSFVPTLSRIDECIAYLNKNPRYKESPVYLARFKQSLSKALTLIKTHVVNILQNATLNAMPRKDITGTDDNAFTLFYGKFRTNAPRVKALMEQMEQRRGVSSEYEQLLSDCHQCYFSQRETLLGPSISQAVAELATKHNRDHCALMRSGCAFLVHVCEDEYQLYNQFFTEHTMQLDHMLQRLCTLLYDVFRPLIIHINHLETLSELCSILKVEMLDEHVSNNPNQLTSFETICSQMLEDVQERLVYRTYIYIKSDILGYKPAAGDLAYPEKLEMMESIAESLKKDRQLSRTNSNMSLNSQEVATINANAAEIMPEVFEENGTSNLTNGRSSIMSPVSDRGSVSNMPMSPADLHGMWYPTVRRTLVCLSKLSRCIDKTTFQGLSQEALSLCVHSLVTASQTITKQKAVVDGLLFLIKHLLILREQIAPFHIDFAIKETSLDFSKIKDAAFGLIQKRSKLFAMNATNALLQFLLEGTPQVTEHLVDSKRDVDNQLKKSCEEFIRTCTDMFIGPLQQFLNKAVVITQMAKDKDAPHVSLRSQPFANPEKLHDVVAETYKLLKTKVPIIARAMNLYLANKDTEYILFKPIRLNVQQSFQQLNTLIIEQYADDDVLIIAAPSNDQINLLLTTKTGN, encoded by the exons ATGGCTGACACGTTTACAATTTCGAACAAGGTTTTGAGAGAAAAACTCTCCGCCTGGGAAGCCAAATCGTCCCCTAAAGCTCCGTTGACTGAACGACAGAGACACGGAATCTTGGAGCTAACTGGTCACGTTggaaataaacaattaccAATTGAG TTGCCTCTTGATGAATTTCCTGGTGTGCCGAATCTACATTCCAGTACCACCAGTGGTACGACAGGGTCGGAGGACGATATCATAGCAAAGGGATTCGCTGCTTTAGAAATCGAAGAACAAACGATAGAGAATGCCCAACAGTTTTTCCTCTGGTATTCGAAAATTGAGGACAAGGTGAAAACTGAAGATGATTTGCAATACGG TTTTTATTTGGACCAGTTAGCTGATTACGGAGAGCAGTGCGATCAGATACTGAATGAAGTTACCACTGCATTAGATCATCTGCAAGAACTGATGAATCAATACGTACACGTTTCAACGAAAACGAATGCGCTCCACGAAGCTTGTGAACACTTATTGGATGAACAG ACGAAACTAGTCAACCAAGCTGAGACCATCCAAAACAAGTTGTcatattttaatgaattggACAAGATTACCAGT AGACTGGGTGCACCTACGCTGACTGTGACAAGTGATTCATTTGTACCGACTCTATCCAGGATTGACGAATGCATAGCTTACCTAAACAAAAAT CCTCGTTATAAAGAATCTCCGGTATATTTGGCACGTTTCAAGCAGTCACTGTCGAAAGCATTAACGCTCATTAAGACTCACGTCGTCAACATCCTTCAAAATGCCACTCTAAACGCGATGCCACGGAAG GATATAACTGGTACGGATGATAACGCATTCACATTATTTTACGGTAAATTTCGGACAAACGCTCCTCGGGTAAAAGCCCTGATGGAACAAATGGAACAACGTAGAGGTGTCAGCTCAGA GTATGAACAGCTATTATCAGATTGTCACCAGTGTTATTTTTCTCAGCGTGAAACATTACTCGGTCCGAGCATTTCTCAAGCCGTCGCTGAATTAGCTACTAAACACAATAGAGATCACTGCGCACTG ATGCGAAGTGGCTGCGCATTTTTGGTGCACGTTTGTGAAGACGAATATCAACTTTATAATCAGTTTTTCACGGAACATACCATGCAGCTAGA TCATATGTTACAACGATTGTGTACACTGTTATATGATGTGTTTCGTCCTctaattattcatataaatcacCTCGAGACTTTATCAGAACTATGCAGCATATTGAAG GTTGAAATGTTAGATGAACATGTTTCTAACAATC CAAATCAACTGACTTCATTCGAAACGATCTGCTCACAAATGCTCGAAGATGTTCAAGAACGGCTCGTATACAGGACGTACATCTACATCAAAAGTGATATTCTCGGCTACAAACCAGCAGCCGGTGATCTGGCTTATCCTGAAAAACTTGAGATGATGGAA AGTATCGCTGAGAGTTTGAAAAAGGACAGGCAGCTTTCGAGAACGAATTCAAACATGTCTCTGAATAGCCAAGAAGTTGCCACGATCAATGCTAATGCAGCTGAAATAATGCCGGAGGTTTTTGAAGAGAATGGTACCAGTAATCTAACGAATGGTCGATCTAGTATAATGTCTCCTGTATCAG ATAGAGGATCTGTGAGTAATATGCCGATGTCACCTGCTGACCTTCACGGCATGTGGTACCCAACTGTTAGAAGAACGCTCGTTTGTCTTTCGAAACTTTCAAGATGCATCGAT AAAACTACATTCCAAGGTCTGTCTCAGGAGGCTCTTAGTTTATGTGTTCACTCACTAGTCACTGCCAGTCAAACAATCACTAAACAGAAG GCTGTTGTGGATGGGCTGCTATTCCTAATAAAACATTTGCTCATACTGAGAGAACAAATTGCGCCATTTCACATCGACTTCGCCATTAAAGAGACATCTCTAGACTTCAGCAAAATCAAAG ATGCTGCTTTTGGACTGATACAGAAGCGGTCGAAATTATTTGCGATGAATGCGACGAATGCTTTACTGCAGTTTCTGTTAGAAGGAACGCCACAGGTGACTGAACACCTCGTCGACTCGAAACGTGACGTCGACAACCAGCTGAAGAAAAGTTGCGAGGAATTCATTCGAACCTGCACCGATATGTTTATAGGTCCACTGCAGCAGTTTCTCAACAAG GCTGTTGTCATCACGCAAATGGCTAAGGATAAAGATGCGCCTCATGTTTCGTTGAGATCTCAACCTTTCGCCAACCCAGAAAAGCTTCACGATGTCGTAGCTGAAACTTACAAACTGCTGAAAACTAAAGTGCCAATCATTGCTCGTGCGATGAATCTTTACCTAGCCAATAAGGATACAGAATACATCCTGTTCAAGCCAATCAGA TTGAATGTCCAACAAAGTTTTCAACAACTCAATACGTTGATAATTGAACAGTATGCAgatgatgatgttttaataattGCAGCTCCATCAAATGACCAG ATAAACCTTTTGCTGACGACTAAAACCGGGAATTAG